Proteins from a single region of Streptomyces griseiscabiei:
- a CDS encoding YveK family protein has translation MTDRTPERLTDGPDRGPASLARSRSLPPWSLLAAGALLGGLAGGAYGVVKAPVYTATSYVVAVPGEGSDPQSALGFAQAYGRVATQVAVLGDAQVWAGVPVATLRRNVQTATSPDAPMVAVSATSSRPDVAADMANAVSRALTRHANDSERSTRVELQEFARATRPTEASSASPTVTGLVGTAAGGLLGGLALLVRPRRSPQTPPAASVPGPALAADTHGQL, from the coding sequence ATGACCGACCGTACGCCAGAACGCCTGACCGACGGCCCCGACCGCGGGCCCGCCTCCCTCGCCCGCTCCAGGTCCCTGCCCCCCTGGTCCCTGCTCGCCGCCGGCGCGCTGCTCGGCGGGCTGGCCGGGGGCGCGTACGGCGTGGTGAAGGCGCCCGTCTACACCGCCACCAGCTATGTCGTCGCCGTGCCCGGCGAGGGGTCGGACCCGCAGTCGGCGCTCGGCTTCGCCCAGGCGTACGGGCGGGTGGCCACGCAGGTCGCGGTGCTCGGGGACGCCCAGGTGTGGGCGGGGGTGCCGGTCGCGACGCTGCGCAGGAACGTGCAGACGGCGACCTCGCCGGACGCGCCGATGGTCGCCGTGTCCGCCACCTCCTCCCGGCCGGACGTCGCCGCCGACATGGCCAACGCCGTCTCCCGCGCGCTGACCCGGCACGCCAACGACTCCGAGCGGTCGACGCGCGTCGAGTTGCAGGAGTTCGCCCGTGCGACCAGGCCGACCGAGGCGTCCTCGGCCTCGCCGACGGTGACCGGCCTGGTGGGCACCGCGGCCGGCGGGCTGCTCGGCGGACTCGCGCTGCTGGTCCGGCCCCGGCGCTCCCCACAGACCCCGCCGGCCGCCTCCGTACCGGGCCCCGCGCTCGCCGCAGACACCCACGGCCAGCTGTGA